From Vigna angularis cultivar LongXiaoDou No.4 chromosome 11, ASM1680809v1, whole genome shotgun sequence:
GTGGATAAAAAAACCTTTTAATTGTCTGATTTAACAAATACATGTCTTTTTTATTGCAGTCATGTGCTGTCTAGATAATCaaattaagaaagagagaaacttTAACATAAGCAGACATAATTGAAATAATACGAAGGTGGCagcacttttttctttttaatttccatAAACACAAGGCAGTGCAACCAAAATATAGCAATTTAATAACCTAGTTCTTTCTTACTAATTAATACGCTTTAATCTAGTCATTACTAGAGTTAAATTATCACCTAAATATAACTGAACATTAATTATGTAAAGCTGAcaataaaaaatgatgaatcaCTGAAACATTATTAACAAGTGTACTTAATTATGATATGCAAGGATCAAACATCTTCATCTCactaacaatttaaaattacagaactataaaattttaaattgaaaatagaaaaaaactaTGGGAGAGAAAATTAGACACAAACCCTTTTgtaatacaattatttataatacaaGTAAAGTCCATGTCATTTCTTTACAAGAAATTTGTTATTATCAAAATATGTTATGAAATATTCACTTTTTGTGTGTATTTTGAACGTTAAAAagtcataaaatttattattttcattttttactatttttttctaaataatttagttaataatattatttattaatatttagaataaaattaaaaagagaagaagataaTTAATACTTATACAAAAAATGTTAGAAGTGATGAGAAGTAGAATAAGACTGATTATGATTTTTGAGTTTACTTAGATGTTCTCAGAAGACAATCATATAGGAAAACCCAAGCAGCAAAAATGACCGAAATAACCCCCACATATGTACACTATTTATACACAGAAAAACACCACTGGCACTTGCACTTGCACTAAGGAAGTGCCACCAATCTGCAGTTTACACCAACAAAACACTGTTACCAAGAACAGTAATATAGTTCAAGAATGAAACAGAATGTCCCTAAATTGTGTCCTTTTTCATACCAttctcttttgcttttgctaTTTTCCTCTTCATCCCATCACTTCGTCATCTTAATATATTTCACAAAAAGCTCTTTGTCTGTAAACTGCCCCGTGAACCATGACACAGCATAAGGAATGATTTCGTCCCGAATTACACAACTGCACTTCCACATGAACAAAAATCAATCTCAATAACACAAAAGTGGTAATAAACATTccataaatgtaaaaaattgtaGTCTTTTCCATCAAAACCAATGGATAAACCAGGAGTCTTCATCACTTGGATCAAAAGTAGAATAAGAAATATCATTAAGTGACTTACCCAATGTCGTAATCCTTCCGGATCAATTCAATCTATCCAAGAAAGCATGAAAAGCAATGGTCAGTAAACATCATTTGATAACTTTCCATTAGATAATAGATAGTTAAAATCAGAGACGTACAGGTacatcatcttcatcaacatcttcatcttcatcatcatcatcatcatggtCAAGGGGAGGATTGAAAAAGTTGAAGAAACTTTTCCTTGTGTTTGTGAGGGGCTTATCATCGTTGGATCTTCTCCTTGCCATCTTCGGAAGAACTTTTCTTGTCAGGCACTTTCCTGGATGCCAGTTAATCTTCGTCCTAcaatgtttaaatattaaaaacatatctGCAGAAAATGAAAACATAGATATAAACACTTGCAAATTGACAAATGTTTCTTACCCTCTGGCTTTTATTAACACGGGTCCATCCCTGtcaatcttatattttttttctagcttagagtttttgaaataaggAGTACAAGAAAAGCTAAACTCCAGCATGAAGCCACCAGAATCGTCAAGTCTACACGACTTTATATCTTCAAGATATTGGAGGGCCCCCTCGTCATCTTCAGTGATCtgaaaaaagggaaaagaaaagtACATAATTATCCTACAATCTTTTCAACAAATGGAAACTGTAGAatatatatgaacataaatTCCCTTACCAATTCAGCCAGTATATCTTTACGCTTCATAACAGTTAGCCAGAAGTTAGGTATTCCAAACACTCTGTTCATGGCTTTTTCTGGATCATCTTCATCTGAAAGTTCTTCCTCTTTGATGCCCAAGAGAACCTCAGACCTCTGTAATGAACAAAAACATATCAAATACAAAAAGATAGTATGTTACCATTGTAAGGGTGAGTGATCATTATTCCATCAAATCCATAGAAAGTACAAATCCTCCTCTTTCACCACAAAATCTCATAAATCAGTAAGATATCTTACAAATAATGAGCAACATACATACTTGTCTGTAAATTCGCGCAAATCGCTTCTCGTATTTATCCTCCAACAGTGATAGCTCCTCAAATAACTCATCCTGCACCTTTTCAAAGTCTTCCTGCATttggaaaaaaatcagaattcaGAACTTCACTTCTGTCTAACATAAAATGAAATTTCTAATATGAAGAGTAATGGGAGTAGAGTTTCtcttacaaataaatattgacTAGTTCTACGGAGTTTTGAAATTGAATATAACCAAAGAGGTACATTATCTAAAACTAAAACGACTGGTGCAATTCTATGACATTAATTCTCTGAGAGTTGAGGATATTCTTTAACAAAATACTTCCACCATTTCAATTCTTGACATCACAGCAACTGAATAGATGACAACAACATCAGACCTGAACTTCCATGAGATATTCCACACGATTCCTAACTTTTGGTGATAATTGGTCCAGGATGTCCACATTCTCCTCAGCTGAATGCTGAGAATTGTCCTGTACAAAGAGTGTCGACTGGGTTATAGCTAAATCCCTGAATTATTTCTTGTAACTTCATcaattcaacatatttaaacAGTTATAAACTGGTCATGTATTAGGCAATGTTTTCATGTATAGCTATAGACAAAACTTGCTAGTACAAAGTTAAAGATTCTTATTGAAAAATGGTCatattaacacaaaaattagcacacaaaaagaaaaagaggaaaacatATTGAAAGATCAGGATATTATAACATGTCTGTGATTATGGGTTTgagttttttgtattttttttacacttGAAAACATGTTAAGCCTCCCTGATTTGAAAAAGGGTAACTATTTCAGTAAGTAATCGAGTTTCTTTTCCATCGTCAAAAAAGGCAATTGTAGACAAAGtttcttttatcattaaaagaaaattatttgagAGAAATAGTTATGTAAAAAGAtagcttctttctttctttctttcttcttaatGACCTTCACAATTCTTGCCTAACTACGAAATAAGAATTAACAAAAAAGCTAAAGTTGATAAAggtttatatattatcatacaGATCAAGAAAAAGGGTGAGAGAAAAGATTTTAAGAAACATTAGTTAAAATCTTGACGTgggtaaatttttaaaatgcatTGTACATTTCACACAATATTATAGATATAAGAATACATCATCCAAAGTCCATAGTGCAATTTCCTGTAGGTATGAATCCCGCAAGAATACATATATGCTTGCATGGTAAAACTTACCTTCATTGTATCAGTACTGTCGTCATTAGGAGTAAGAACTGCACAGAAATTCAAAAGTTCATAAATTTACGTTCCAACAACAGAAACAAAGAGTAGAATAATCAGACAGTTATAAGTAAGAGAAAGAAGAGGGTGGAAAGAGTTTCAAGATACCGTCGGAGTCAGGAGAAGCATTGTCGGAGGTATCTGACATGGTGAAGGAATGAGTGTTAGGGAAAACTgcaaagaaagaagagagaacgAATCAAAACAatgaatattttctaaaatctcTATATATATAGCCTTTTCATTTGTTTGCAAGTGGTTAAGCAGTTGTAAAGAAAAGTGTCTTTTTGGCTCTTGTAATGAGTTCAAAGAACGTGCTGTGGAAGTTGGCCGTCAAATATAGGACTTAGATTTTGGTTTAAGTTAGAAAATTCAGTTACAAAACAGTTAAACTAGTTGGTAGTTGAAAGTTGGTAGTAACGgctaatatttttgttataccgattcattaaattataaaacctCAATAATCCTATTCGTTAAAACAGCTTATAAACATAGCGtgataaaaataacatttatataataaatgttttatttttaaaataaaattttaatacaactTTAAACAATACTTATAGTTAAAATAacttcatattataatataaattatttatagatCTATACGAGTTGGATCTTGATTCAATTTGAATAAAAGTCTCTATTTTTGTCCAGAGAGTATAAAATTATCCTCTCGTTAGATAACTTTGGTTGCGATAACACATTTCACAAATATACATACAAGATTTTAAGTAACTATAGATATTTTTAGTCCATTTATCAGAagaatgtgatttttttttcatgcaaatgcattacaaaaatcatttttaaaataattatatgaacTCTTGTTAAGAATATAATCTTAAAAGTATTCTATGTTTCATTTCAATTATCCTT
This genomic window contains:
- the LOC108332952 gene encoding nucleosome assembly protein 1;4; translated protein: MSDTSDNASPDSDVLTPNDDSTDTMKDNSQHSAEENVDILDQLSPKVRNRVEYLMEVQEDFEKVQDELFEELSLLEDKYEKRFARIYRQRSEVLLGIKEEELSDEDDPEKAMNRVFGIPNFWLTVMKRKDILAELITEDDEGALQYLEDIKSCRLDDSGGFMLEFSFSCTPYFKNSKLEKKYKIDRDGPVLIKARGTKINWHPGKCLTRKVLPKMARRRSNDDKPLTNTRKSFFNFFNPPLDHDDDDDEDEDVDEDDVPIELIRKDYDIGCVIRDEIIPYAVSWFTGQFTDKELFVKYIKMTK